The DNA region CAACCGTCTCATAAACTTTCCCTCAGAGGTTTTTATAGAACTATTGGTTGTAGTTATTTTAAAATTTTTTCACTGATGAGAGAGCAACTGATGGAATTTTCCATGTTGAGTCATGTGGGACTATACATTCAAGGAGATTTTCGACAGCATTCAAATTTGAAATAAAAGAATAAACACTTACTTAATCTTCAGCCCCACAGCCTCTTCTAGCCCCCAAACTCTGCAGAAGGAGCATTTCTCTCCTTGAGCGGGCATTCCACACACTTTGCACTCTCCAAGAGGGGCCTCCTTAAGTTCGCGCTCGAAGAGGTGCTTCTTCCTCAAAAAGCCCTTTATGAAGTTTATCTTTGTGCCTGGCTTTTTCTCTTCCATGGCGTTTAGGATTTCCTTGTACTCTATGGTCGTTGCTCCTCTCGCATGTGGGCACTCGTGGACGATGTACTCCAGACCAACGGCCAGAGCATAGTAAACTACTTCTCTCTCGGTGAGCTCGTATAATGGTTTAACCTTCTTCACGAACTTGCCTTCACCTGGTAAAAGTGGTCCCTGCTTGCCCAAATAATCCGTGTTCCAGTGCATTATGTTGCTGAAGATGAAAGAAACCTCATCGTCCAAGTTGTGTCCTGTTGCTATAGCGTCAAAGCCGTTCTCATAGGCAAACTTGTTGAAGATGTAGCGTTTCGTTATGCCGCAGTAGGAGCAGGTTGGTCTACGCGTCTTAAGCTCGCCTATCCCTGCTCCCAAGAGTTCTCTAACCCTAACAATGTGGAGCTTTGCCCCGATGAGCTCGCACTGCCTTTTTGCATAGGCTTCGCTCTCCTCTGAATACTTTCCTATGCCGAGGTTTATGTGGAGGCACTCTATGTTGTAGCCGAGCTTTTTGAGGACGTAAGCTGTTACAGCCGAGTCCTTTCCTCCGCTGATGACAATTAATATTTTTTCATCTGGTTTTAGCAGTTTATATCTCTCTATCGTGCGCTTGACCTTTCGTTCGAAGTACTCAATGAAGTGCTCCCTGCAGAGGAGCATCTTTGGATAGTGCAATCTTATGTACGCTTCACTCTCGCAGAACTTGCACCTCATCTTCTCACCCCATGTTTAAACGGAGCAAGACTTTAAAAGCCTTTATCGAAAGACTTAAATATCCACTTTTACTCATATTTGTATAAGAGGTGGCAAAAATGATGCTCATACTGGAAGAATATTTTAAGAACTATCCCGCAAGGAAGAAAGTTGCGGAGTTTTTATTTGAGAATGGCTTAAGCGTTAAAAACGGTAAAATATACCTAAAGAGCGCTGAGATTCCAATAAGTGAACTTTCTAGAGTAATCGGTGTCAACAGAAAGATAGTCTATCACACCATAGAATACATAGAGAAGACGCCTCCGCTAAAGCTTATCTTTGAGAATCTCCAGCCTTTCCCGAGCCTCGTTAAAGTGGCCCCAATAATGGGATGGGAGGTTCTCGAGCTTGAACTGGAGAAGCATCTCTACGGCCCAGCACTTTCAGCCCTTATAGTGCTCCTAACGGAGAACAAGATACCCATAATGGAGATTTTCAGCAAAAATCTTTCCTATGAAGAAGCGCGTGCCTACATCATCATAGATGGCACGATACCTGTAGATGTTTTTGTCAGGCTCAAAGAGATACCAGG from Palaeococcus pacificus DY20341 includes:
- the ttuA gene encoding tRNA-5-methyluridine(54) 2-sulfurtransferase, with the protein product MRCKFCESEAYIRLHYPKMLLCREHFIEYFERKVKRTIERYKLLKPDEKILIVISGGKDSAVTAYVLKKLGYNIECLHINLGIGKYSEESEAYAKRQCELIGAKLHIVRVRELLGAGIGELKTRRPTCSYCGITKRYIFNKFAYENGFDAIATGHNLDDEVSFIFSNIMHWNTDYLGKQGPLLPGEGKFVKKVKPLYELTEREVVYYALAVGLEYIVHECPHARGATTIEYKEILNAMEEKKPGTKINFIKGFLRKKHLFERELKEAPLGECKVCGMPAQGEKCSFCRVWGLEEAVGLKIK
- a CDS encoding regulator of amino acid metabolism, contains ACT domain protein; this translates as MMLILEEYFKNYPARKKVAEFLFENGLSVKNGKIYLKSAEIPISELSRVIGVNRKIVYHTIEYIEKTPPLKLIFENLQPFPSLVKVAPIMGWEVLELELEKHLYGPALSALIVLLTENKIPIMEIFSKNLSYEEARAYIIIDGTIPVDVFVRLKEIPGFKRLILHTPEKRKENLVCSYCEVRYCPKRVLFEKMTVQ